TTTTTTTATCATTACGATAATTGTTCCACTCCATTAAGATATTCATCATCTTAGGTCGTATATCGGATTAGCTAAATAGATTAGTTGAATTGGGAATCGGTCGGATGGAGTAATTGGATCGAAAATTGATTGGGGTATAGATTCGGAAAGAAATTTTAAACCGATTGACTTGAAAATTGGTATAGATCAATTGAACCAGGTAAAAAATTAGTTCagattttttgactttttattattattttttgaatttttaataatttgtaatcaaatcaattgaatcaacctaattaattaaatctacCAATCAATAATTTGATCGATTTGACTAtcgatttaaaaatattatttttaaactgttGAAATGCCCCTTATGTCAACCGATAAATTGAGAAGATGATAGCTCCATGTAATACGCCACATTTTATGGGTGGGACCAAATtgtcaaaaaggaaaaattaaaagtgatttGATTTGATCACCACCACCCCATaattcctttaattttatttcatgtccaaataaaaacattatattcTTTTCATAATAGATGTACTAAGATGACTCAGTTTTTATGGTTAAAATCTGCCAAATGTActtatattcttaaaaatttgaaatttagtccttacactttttagatttttaaaaattaatagtgttaataattagacttaaattctgaaattttaaaagtacaGCGACTAAATGACATTGTaataaaaatgacattttgaaataaaaaaatattcacttggttgcaatgtaattaaaaaaatagcattgtaattaacttgaatttagCAAAATAATTTGAACAGTTTAAAATTAgatctgaattttgaaatttgaaaaattgagagataaatttgaaatgaaagtataaagactaaattagaaaagtctttatacttaaataacactgagatagatgcaacttaataAGTAAATGCCTtaaaaatagtagcaaaattaacaataaaattagagttatataatatctaaataatattaactaaatagtagcaatataatagttaaatgacaacaaaacaacaacaagttttttttttttttttgcaaatttaggTTGAACTCAGGCCAAAAAAGCTTGCTCGAGGTCCAACTCATTTTCCAAATGAGCCTTATTTTTTTTGCCCAACCctatttttcgggcctatatttttgtccaacCCCCCCACGTTTCAGACGGGCCTTCGGGCTGGGCACACCACGTATCACTGTTTGGTCCTTCAACCACACTCATTCTTAATCGCACAAATGGATGGAgttttttaacagaaaagacTGATTTActctttaaattaatatatagaaGCTAATTTGTCTATTCTTTTAATAGAAGGGACAATATGGGCTTTCATGATAGTTTTACCGAAATTCTCCTCCGACGGTGCCGTTTTCccttactttttattattattgaaggACCCTTTTTTTCGTACTAATTTGTCTTTAACACGacagcaataaataaataataatatcaccCATCCATTTTTCCTTATCAATAAAAGGAAGCCCAAAGTCCATATTACCCTtacaattaaagaaaaatactaaataattacGCCCATAATGCATGTTCTCTTTCACATATTTGAAGTTTAGATtatgatttaatataatttaaattgaattatgtaacacttttaaaataaaatttgattatattgCAAATATTGCATGTGAagaaggttaaataagtaaatgtgATAGTATTATGGTTATATTACGAGTTGGATTATATTTTGTTTCTGTACtcaaaaatgagtaaattaattcttGTACATTAGAACATTAAATCACAAAGCAAATTGgtcaaattgttaaaaattctatcaatttctactattaaaaactagttATACATCATATATAATTGTCTAGTTATGTTATCAGCTAAGCCATGTTTTAACGTAAAAACAAAAGACTTTTTTTACGAAAAGGATCAGTTGGCTTTTTGATCTGATGTATTGGAACTAATTTACCTACCTATTAAATAAAAGAGGCAAAATACAATTCAACTCTTAATATAGGGGTTTTTGTGATATTTCACCAATAAGTTCAGATAGGAagattttctatttaaattgtaaaattctgCTGTACGATCAGAATGAAagtcaatataatatatttccTCACATGACATCCACTTGagtttaaattggttaaatgaacaaattttttatttattttaaagacggAATTAaaagtaaggactaaatttcaaatgatgaaaaagggaaagCACTGAGAGCACAATTAAGccataaataaatcatataagCAGATTAACAATAGGCGacatttgaagaagaagaagagaaacaagcttagaagaaaaaaaaaatggcgGAGCAAGGGTTTCAAGAACAAAGCACCATTAGATCAAGTTATAGAGCTCGGGATGCGAGTCCCGACTCAGTTATATTCACTCCGGAATCCAATTTCAGCCTCTTCTCTTCAGCTTCAGCTAGTGTCGATCGCTGTTCTTTCGCCTCAGATGCTCACGACCATGATTCTCTAGCTTCCGAACTCTCTTTAGTAAActtcttcaaaaatttcaacttatcattctattttttttccattcttgtttctttcaaattttcattgcAATGCATAAGTAGAGCAAGCTGTTAACTAACAATGTGCATCGTGATCGATCATTGTTGATCAATTTGCGTGCTATTTTTTAAATctgatttaagtattttttcaattttttaagagaaaagggagaaaaaagaggaatagtgttttttttttttgcttctttatTCCAATTTCTCAGTGCAATGCATGAGTAGAGGAAGCTGTGTAACTAACAGTGTACATCGTGATCGATCATTGTTTATCAATTTGCatgctatttttaatttttttaaagttttttttgttaatttttaatggaaaaagaggaaaaaagagGAATAGTgttgatttttcttcttctttatttcaatttctaagTGCAATGCATAAGCAGAGGAAGCCGTGAGTAACAATGTACATCGTGATCTATCATTGTCGATCAAGTTGcatgctattttattttattctctcttttttatctgtttttaaaatttttttaagggaaaaggAGGAAAAAAAGAGGAATAGTGTtgattctttttcctctttaattcaatttctcagTGTAATGCATGAGTGCATTGTGTGATCGATCATTGTTGATTAATTTGCATgttgttttctttattatttgatttgatttttaatcttttttcctGAAAAAAAGGggcaaaaaaagagagaaatagtGTTTGAAATGCTATTTTTGTTTGCAGCATTTGGCAGGACATGAAACAGGAGATCAAAATGAGAGTTTGAGTGGACCAGATTCAAATACAAACAAAGCTAACGCAGTCCTTAATCACAGTCGTTTCTCCAGAAAAGGAGAGAAAGTGAAAGGTGCACGCAaatatttttcccctttttatcgttaccatttttctttaaagttgAAACTGAAAGCAACGAAAGAGAACAAAATGTATTTCAAAATTCACTcctttatttttccccttttcacttttagttgaaaaagatgaaaacgaTACAGTTCATGTAAAGGACGAAAATCAACTCATAGATTCAGCAAGAAACTCATTCTCTCTTGCTACTAAAGGTACCCTTTTAGTTTCTTTCTTGAAATTGTTTCTTTTACCTTAAATAGTTCTAGcttcatttttttgttgaattgtttttatataGATTGTAAGGATAGGAAGATTAGATCTGAAGCTTCACGAATACCCACTTCATTAGATCTAAATAATGTCTCAGCTTCGTCTCCACGGTTGGGGACTATGAAGAAAAGCTCTGTTTCAACACGGAAATCGGGTGCCTTTCCTAGTCCCGGGACTCCCAATTATCATCATCACAATAACTTGAGTGCTGGGATGCAGAAGGGTTCGAGTTCTGAACGAGTACCATTGCACAACAATGGTGTAAAGAGGCAGGGGAATGTTGCTGGGATGTTGCCTTGTAACAATGGAAGGACTTTACCTTCAAAGTGGGAAAATGCTGAAAGGTGGATTCTTAGTCCAGGGAATAGTGGTGTGAAACAATCTGTCATGCATCCTCAAAGAAGACCGAAATCAAAGAGTGGTCCACTTGGTCCTCCTGGGGCTGCTTACAATTCTTTGTATTCGCCTTCGATGTACATCCTTGATGGGGGTAACATGGGGAATTTCATGGCTGGTTCTCCTTTTTCAGCTGGTATAATTTCAGCAAATGGTTTGGTAGCTCATTCTCGTAGCCATGGTGGTGGGTTTGCTGTTCGAACTGAGCCTTGCATGGCCCGTTCTGTTAGTGTGCATGGATGCTCTGAGGTCGTAAGTCCACCATCATTGCCTTCTCAAGGTACATATCTATCCTTATGATACAAAATTGCTCCGCTCTATTAAGACATAAGTTGCTCTTATCATGATAATTTCTAAGCCTACTGTACTTTCATCAAAGATGCAGATGAAAATCTTGACATGGTCAAGGATGCAGCCACTGATATTTCTCGTACGGTTTCAAGAAGAGACATGGCAACCCAAATGAGCCCACAGGGTAGCACTTGCTCATCAACCAAAGAATCGGCTTCTTTCTCTCTCTCCACCCCATCTCCTCTACCGATCATGGAACTGCAAAGCATCCATGCCTCTAAATCAGAAGTGAGAGATGTACAGATAGATGAAAGAGTCACCATGACTAGGTGGTCAAAGAAGCATAGAGCTGGAAACACTGCAAAGAGCTCAGAAATCGTTGATGATTGGAGAAAGAAAGCCGCTGACACTCGTACACCAACCTGGGATGTGACTGAGACAGCAAAGTGCGTTTCTACGTAAGATGGTTTTGCCTAACCATAACCAACGTATTACTTTAATGGAGCACATAGCCTATTTAGATGAAAAGAATTTTCAGAATGTTCATCTTTAGGTGCCAAAAAGTTGACCAATATCAGAGAACATAAATTGAAATGCTTACAGAACATATTTGATCAATGTTCATATTTTGACGTCTTTCTTTCACTTTTGCAGATACGAAAGAGAAGAAGCCAAAATCACTGCATGGGAGAATCTGCAGAAGGCAAAAGCTGAGGCAGCAATAAGGAAACTAGAGGTTGCTTTTTACTTGAATACTTCTCCGTTTACAATTGAAGTAATTGGAAAGGAGATATTTaacgaaaaagtaaaaaaaactgTATGATACTTGAATCATTTTGGATCCATTTATCTAAAGTAGAATATACTTTTTTAAGGTAAAACTGCTAAAAAACCAACGATGTTGATTGCCAACTCAATAATCTGTGGCAAAAAAGAAACAGATCTAGCATGACCTGAGAACTTATTATCGTCATCATTTCTGACGCAACAATGTGTTTCAGATGAAGCTGGAAAAGAAGAGATCCTCGTCAATGGATAAGATAATGAATAAACTGAGATCAGCTCAGAGGAGAGCCCAAGAAATGAGAAGTTCGATGTTATCCAATCAGTCCCATCAAGTTACAAGGACCTCCCGTAAGGCTATACCGTTCCATGGAACCTCATTGACTGATTGCTTCACCTGCCTTACTTTCTAATGTCTCGGTTAGCTATCTTTACCCGTTCAATCGGGCCTGAAATGCAAGGTAACTTATTATGCTCGCAACCTCTGTTTCTTTCTGAAATTTTTGCTTTGCATTTTTCAAGTAGAAAGTTTTTGCAAAAAAAGCATTAACATGACATTCAGTGTGGCACACCCCTTGATAAGGCTTAGCTGTCTCAAGTGACTGAACTGAACAATGTTAAGTCCGTTTGGTTAGGTCAGTTAAGACTTAAGTCAGTTAGCCAATCGGTTAAAGTATGAGGTTAGCTGATTAAGttgtttttgtgttttcttaATCGAACCAATCGATTGCTTTCCCCTAGAGACCTGCAGCCTCGAAGAAAGGGGTTCTAATGCTTTGAACTCCAAATTTGTTAGATATCACCTCTTAAAGAGTAATTCCCTGAATCAATTGTGCTAAAACCGGAACTTTAGCCTTCCATGTAAACGAGTGCTTCAAGTCTTAGTTATCTGGCATTTTAACTTTCGAACTTATGACGAACAAATGACAAAGCACATGATGATTTAGGCTTACATTGTTTCTGTCTTATATCTCTTACCAGTTTGAACAACAAAAGACCAACCTGGAgataatatatgaataatattgTACAGGAAGCAACTATTATACTTGAAGCTAAATTGGTTCACTGCAGTTTGTGCATGTCCTGGGACTTCAAGATTTACTGCAAGTATGTCTAATAAAAACCCTtgaatgcatgcatgcatgtatgtatgcatgtatatatatgatgtatatgtatgcatgtaatCAACCTTTTAAGTTTCTTTCCTTACTATGGCAGCTTGCCTTGGAAATGAAAATagcatcttttttctttatataaaattttctcatCTATTTCATGGTAATTTTACATAGGACTTAGATGTTCCACATTATGGGCCTATATCTATATTCATAAAATCCTAAATGAGCCTACTGTTCACTCTTAGAGTTTATTTGTATTTCTCATTTGTGAGAAATTTTCGGTTCAAATTAtggaaagaaattaaattaatttataaaagtttgttttttttcccttctcgTTATTTGTTCATTTGCTATTTCCCTCTAGGGTGGGTCTCCAATACAATATATCTTTAGAtaaaagatgattttttttaagggtaaactataaaaatagttacttttgtttgtctcagattacatattaatcatttatgtttgaaatgttacgttttaattACTTACGTTATCGATTTGTTACAAAGTTACAAAGTGGCCATTTTACCGTTAAattccgttacctccctaatggcagtcctacgtggcagtcttaataggttttaaatgccaacttgaaGGTCTAGTTGctgggatgaaaataggtttttaataaaataaatttaatttggattgtcacgtaggacatccaagttggtaCTTAAAACCCATTTGTACTGTCACATAGGATCGtcattagggaggtaacggagtttaatggtaaagtgaccacttcgtaacaaaacgataacgtaagttattaaaatgattaaaatgtaacttgaagcaaataaaagtgactatttttgtagtttttttttttaaatttcaataatcaagaattaattttaaatcaaaacatatGTATTTCTAATAAAcaattttcaaaacataatgTTTTTGAACCCAAATTGTAATCTGGGTTGGAATCATTATTGAATAAAAACCataacatttttctcttttacgTCTTATGGTGATGGAGTTGGGTTGGATGCAAGATATTTGGGCTTTGAAGTTTGGTTTAGACTTTGGATGAATCTGCCAGAAGAAAGTATGTTATATGAGAGCGTCGGAGTTGGTAATTCGAGTGCATTCTGATGTAGAAGTCAATGGGGGAATTTAAAGAGAGTGGAGGTAACTTGCAGAATAAAAAGCACAGTAACGGCAAGATGGGGAAGATGACGAGATTCAATGAGATACCTAGAATTATGCCTTGACCGGAGACGGACTTGGGGATCAAGATTGAGAATTGGTTAATTCTCGTTGTCCTTAACTGGTTAATTTGacagggtttaaggtttaaaccAATGTAGTTTGAATCGGACCAAATTGGCTGATAGGGAACCAATCATGGTATTAGTCTAGAGAAAGCGATTAGATTAGTTGATTCAGAAATCAGTACGGACCgaacaaaaattgatttgaatcaatatttttttaaatctttgagTGACTTATTTAGTAGAACTAGATGAACTGGTTGAACTagttaaattgacaaaataatgACTTGATCGATTCAACCACCgatccaattttgaaaatagtaatttaaatCTTGAATCATATAACCTTAATCTTATAATTGTGTGAAAAGTGAAAACTATGGACTTCACAATGTTTTTGGATCTCATATGCCATATTGAGGCTTGATCATGATAAGTATCCAATTGAAccttttttaaacataaatctcaacaaattcaattaatagTTCTAATCAACCTTTTAAGAAATAATCATTAacaaattgaatgataaataatggaagaaaatgaaaataagatggATGATGGAACGAaagtttcaataaaaacaaccaATGGTGATGACAAATCGATGTCCTATGAAACCTTTTGAAGAATGATTTTTCAACAAGCTCCACAAATGGCTCTAACCAATCATTTAAGGTCGAACCCTAGTAAATTGGAAGGTGAAGAGTTCTCCCACGGCTTTTAAACCAAGAAGAAAACCtacttataaaataaacaaaaaagaaatctCAATCAAGGTATCTTTATAATCTATAATGAATAATGAAGAGATCTTTATATCAATTagttaattacatcaaaataaaacccTTAAGTACAATGAAACCTgattaatctaaataagaagtAAATTTAGTAGAACAAAACTTTCTTATtgactaaaaaacataaaactctTACACAactttaaatacttaaaaatatcttaaaagtTTAAAACTCAATATTGGGTTcgcatataataaaattaagctt
This genomic stretch from Gossypium raimondii isolate GPD5lz chromosome 6, ASM2569854v1, whole genome shotgun sequence harbors:
- the LOC105773431 gene encoding uncharacterized protein LOC105773431 isoform X4, whose product is MAEQGFQEQSTIRSSYRARDASPDSVIFTPESNFSLFSSASASVDRCSFASDAHDHDSLASELSLHLAGHETGDQNESLSGPDSNTNKANAVLNHSRFSRKGEKVKVEKDENDTVHVKDENQLIDSARNSFSLATKASSPRLGTMKKSSVSTRKSGAFPSPGTPNYHHHNNLSAGMQKGSSSERVPLHNNGVKRQGNVAGMLPCNNGRTLPSKWENAERWILSPGNSGVKQSVMHPQRRPKSKSGPLGPPGAAYNSLYSPSMYILDGGNMGNFMAGSPFSAGIISANGLVAHSRSHGGGFAVRTEPCMARSVSVHGCSEVVSPPSLPSQDADENLDMVKDAATDISRTVSRRDMATQMSPQGSTCSSTKESASFSLSTPSPLPIMELQSIHASKSEVRDVQIDERVTMTRWSKKHRAGNTAKSSEIVDDWRKKAADTRTPTWDVTETAKCVSTYEREEAKITAWENLQKAKAEAAIRKLEMKLEKKRSSSMDKIMNKLRSAQRRAQEMRSSMLSNQSHQVTRTSRKAIPFHGTSLTDCFTCLTF
- the LOC105773431 gene encoding uncharacterized protein LOC105773431 isoform X1; protein product: MAEQGFQEQSTIRSSYRARDASPDSVIFTPESNFSLFSSASASVDRCSFASDAHDHDSLASELSLHLAGHETGDQNESLSGPDSNTNKANAVLNHSRFSRKGEKVKVEKDENDTVHVKDENQLIDSARNSFSLATKDCKDRKIRSEASRIPTSLDLNNVSASSPRLGTMKKSSVSTRKSGAFPSPGTPNYHHHNNLSAGMQKGSSSERVPLHNNGVKRQGNVAGMLPCNNGRTLPSKWENAERWILSPGNSGVKQSVMHPQRRPKSKSGPLGPPGAAYNSLYSPSMYILDGGNMGNFMAGSPFSAGIISANGLVAHSRSHGGGFAVRTEPCMARSVSVHGCSEVVSPPSLPSQDADENLDMVKDAATDISRTVSRRDMATQMSPQGSTCSSTKESASFSLSTPSPLPIMELQSIHASKSEVRDVQIDERVTMTRWSKKHRAGNTAKSSEIVDDWRKKAADTRTPTWDVTETAKCVSTYEREEAKITAWENLQKAKAEAAIRKLEMKLEKKRSSSMDKIMNKLRSAQRRAQEMRSSMLSNQSHQVTRTSRKAIPFHGTSLTDCFTCLTF
- the LOC105773431 gene encoding uncharacterized protein LOC105773431 isoform X3; its protein translation is MAEQGFQEQSTIRSSYRARDASPDSVIFTPESNFSLFSSASASVDRCSFASDAHDHDSLASELSLHLAGHETGDQNESLSGPDSNTNKANAVLNHSRFSRKGEKVKVEKDENDTVHVKDENQLIDSARNSFSLATKDCKDRKIRSEASRIPTSLDLNNVSASSPRLGTMKKSSVSTRKSGAFPSPGTPNYHHHNNLSAGMQKGSSSERVPLHNNGVKRQGNVAGMLPCNNGRTLPSKWENAERWILSPGNSGVKQSVMHPQRRPKSKSGPLGPPGAAYNSLYSPSMYILDGGNMGNFMAGSPFSAGIISANGLVAHSRSHGGGFAVRTEPCMARSVSVHGCSEVVSPPSLPSQDADENLDMVKDAATDISRTVSRRDMATQMSPQGSTCSSTKESASFSLSTPSPLPIMELQSIHASKSEVRDVQIDERVTMTRWSKKHRAGNTAKSSEIVDDWRKKAADTRTPTWDVTETAKYEREEAKITAWENLQKAKAEAAIRKLEMKLEKKRSSSMDKIMNKLRSAQRRAQEMRSSMLSNQSHQVTRTSRKAIPFHGTSLTDCFTCLTF
- the LOC105773431 gene encoding uncharacterized protein LOC105773431 isoform X2; its protein translation is MAEQGFQEQSTIRSSYRARDASPDSVIFTPESNFSLFSSASASVDRCSFASDAHDHDSLASELSLHLAGHETGDQNESLSGPDSNTNKANAVLNHSRFSRKGEKVKVEKDENDTVHVKDENQLIDSARNSFSLATKDCKDRKIRSEASRIPTSLDLNNVSASSPRLGTMKKSSVSTRKSGAFPSPGTPNYHHHNNLSAGMQKGSSSERVPLHNNGVKRQGNVAGMLPCNNGRTLPSKWENAERWILSPGNSGVKQSVMHPQRRPKSKSGPLGPPGAAYNSLYSPSMYILDGGNMGNFMAGSPFSAGIISANGLVAHSRSHGGGFAVRTEPCMARSVSVHGCSEVVSPPSLPSQDENLDMVKDAATDISRTVSRRDMATQMSPQGSTCSSTKESASFSLSTPSPLPIMELQSIHASKSEVRDVQIDERVTMTRWSKKHRAGNTAKSSEIVDDWRKKAADTRTPTWDVTETAKCVSTYEREEAKITAWENLQKAKAEAAIRKLEMKLEKKRSSSMDKIMNKLRSAQRRAQEMRSSMLSNQSHQVTRTSRKAIPFHGTSLTDCFTCLTF